One window of the Janthinobacterium sp. PAMC25594 genome contains the following:
- a CDS encoding TonB-dependent siderophore receptor produces the protein MSKQFKLTPLSLGVLAILGGTAWQAHAQTQAPAAAQQAAATPPAVVVTGSRIPRASLEGPSSVTILTGDEITKQGYKNVFDALTNQVQNSGFTQGEDYGNTFTPSANTISLRGLGPNHTLILLNGRRLADFPIAYDGAVNFTNLANIPASIVERIEILNGGASAIYGSDAIAGVVNVILKKQTEGFDINVKVGATSRGGAGNQRVQLTGGGNFDKLHTLFSVELSQRDPLWSMDRDFMTSRSGVPTTVAARRTLVKGKAGSYVDLGDTCSQFGDMFGGGVSKYTASNGSYCASPKARPTFWTTQTKNQSQNVFGSANYELDADTTLFADVLIGKNKTVNNTRGPSWSSASLSGGSFLNRNSGAYEEWTRFISPEEIGGVQRYNRSWDDLATAISLGAKGRIPGSAWQYEANYNASVYTSEAHRPQLRSNIDSFFLGPKLGTDANGVAIYAPDPARLSQRLTPAEFDSISGYSDSKDKAWTNTLSLATNGDLFQLPAGTAKIATIAEVSKQGISNEPDARIDAGYFNVATGSGATAGTRSRYALGAELNLPLHEKLTATLAGRYDRYSFAGRKEGKFTYNGGLELRPAPDLLFRANYATSFRAPDMNYIYQSRSKGYYSSTTDYYRCDAAGQAIDGCKYANLAPGADYVQNGSRDLQSEKGKSFGVGAVWSPSSNFDVSVDYWNIKIDDLVTNLSADKLLRDESDCRLGKTDIGSPTCIDTLGRIERYAANALNKAGEIKTITVNPINAAKQSSSGVDVSLKYVLRTTDYGRFAFKANYARVLSKKSQQFAGDAETDETKSMTNRDWPDKLNLSVNWGAGAWSNTLLVSRYGKVPNSAGKGYLTPTALANISTVYRINDRATVSLIVNNVFDKIKRDTSNGWPYYPIGNYSPQGRQGWVEFNYHFGS, from the coding sequence ATGTCGAAACAGTTCAAGTTAACCCCGCTCAGCCTTGGCGTACTGGCCATCCTGGGCGGCACCGCATGGCAGGCGCACGCGCAAACGCAAGCGCCCGCAGCGGCTCAGCAGGCAGCGGCCACCCCGCCAGCCGTCGTGGTCACCGGTTCGCGCATTCCCCGCGCCAGCCTGGAAGGCCCGTCTTCCGTCACCATCCTGACCGGCGATGAAATCACCAAGCAGGGCTACAAGAACGTCTTCGACGCGCTGACCAACCAGGTGCAGAACAGCGGCTTTACGCAGGGCGAAGATTACGGCAACACCTTCACGCCGTCGGCCAATACCATCAGCCTGCGCGGCCTGGGACCGAACCACACCCTGATCCTGCTGAACGGCCGCCGCCTGGCCGACTTCCCCATCGCCTATGACGGCGCGGTCAACTTCACCAACCTGGCGAACATCCCCGCTAGCATAGTCGAGCGCATCGAGATCCTCAACGGCGGCGCCTCGGCCATCTATGGCTCGGACGCGATTGCCGGCGTGGTCAACGTGATCCTGAAAAAACAGACGGAAGGTTTTGATATCAACGTCAAGGTCGGCGCCACCTCGCGCGGCGGCGCCGGCAACCAGCGTGTGCAGTTGACGGGCGGTGGCAATTTCGACAAGCTGCATACCCTGTTCAGCGTGGAACTGAGCCAGCGCGACCCGCTGTGGAGCATGGACCGCGATTTCATGACCAGCCGTTCCGGCGTGCCGACCACGGTCGCCGCGCGCCGCACCCTGGTGAAAGGCAAGGCCGGCAGCTATGTCGACCTGGGCGACACCTGCAGCCAGTTCGGCGACATGTTCGGCGGCGGCGTCAGCAAGTACACGGCGTCGAATGGCAGCTATTGCGCCAGCCCGAAAGCCCGTCCCACTTTCTGGACCACGCAGACGAAGAACCAGAGCCAGAACGTGTTCGGCAGCGCCAATTACGAGCTCGATGCCGACACCACCTTGTTTGCCGATGTCCTGATCGGCAAGAACAAGACCGTCAACAATACGCGCGGCCCGTCGTGGTCTTCCGCTTCGCTGAGCGGTGGCTCCTTCCTGAACCGGAACAGCGGTGCCTATGAAGAGTGGACGCGCTTTATCTCGCCCGAAGAAATCGGTGGCGTGCAGCGCTACAATCGCAGCTGGGACGACCTGGCCACGGCCATCTCGCTGGGCGCCAAGGGGCGTATTCCGGGCAGCGCCTGGCAATATGAAGCCAACTACAACGCCTCGGTTTACACGAGCGAAGCCCACCGGCCGCAGTTGCGCTCGAACATAGACAGCTTCTTCCTGGGACCCAAGCTGGGCACGGACGCGAATGGCGTGGCCATCTACGCACCCGATCCCGCGCGGCTGTCGCAGCGCCTGACGCCGGCCGAATTCGACAGCATCAGCGGCTACAGCGACAGCAAGGATAAGGCCTGGACGAATACCCTCAGCCTGGCCACGAATGGCGACCTTTTCCAGCTGCCTGCCGGCACGGCGAAGATCGCCACGATAGCCGAAGTGAGCAAGCAGGGCATCAGCAACGAACCCGACGCGCGCATCGACGCAGGCTATTTCAATGTCGCCACCGGTTCGGGCGCCACCGCCGGTACCCGTTCACGCTATGCGCTGGGCGCGGAATTGAACTTGCCCTTGCATGAAAAGCTGACCGCTACCCTGGCTGGCCGTTATGACCGCTACAGCTTTGCCGGGCGCAAGGAAGGCAAGTTCACCTACAACGGCGGTCTGGAATTGCGTCCAGCGCCGGACCTGCTGTTCCGCGCCAACTACGCCACCAGCTTCCGCGCGCCGGACATGAACTACATCTACCAGTCCCGCAGCAAAGGCTATTATTCGAGCACCACCGATTATTACCGTTGCGACGCTGCCGGACAGGCCATCGACGGCTGCAAATACGCCAACCTGGCGCCCGGCGCCGATTACGTGCAGAACGGCAGCCGCGACCTGCAGTCGGAAAAAGGCAAGTCCTTCGGCGTGGGCGCCGTCTGGTCGCCGAGTTCCAATTTCGACGTGTCGGTCGACTACTGGAACATCAAGATCGACGACCTGGTGACCAACCTGAGCGCCGACAAGCTGCTGCGCGACGAATCCGACTGCCGCCTGGGCAAGACGGACATCGGTTCGCCGACCTGCATCGATACCCTGGGCCGCATCGAGCGCTACGCGGCCAACGCCTTGAACAAGGCGGGCGAGATCAAGACCATCACCGTCAACCCGATCAACGCGGCCAAGCAAAGCAGCAGCGGCGTCGACGTCAGCCTGAAGTATGTGCTGCGCACGACGGACTATGGCCGCTTTGCCTTCAAGGCCAACTACGCGCGAGTACTGAGCAAGAAATCGCAGCAATTCGCCGGTGACGCAGAGACCGATGAAACCAAGTCGATGACGAACCGGGATTGGCCCGACAAGCTGAACCTGAGCGTCAACTGGGGCGCGGGCGCCTGGTCGAATACCTTGCTGGTCAGCCGTTACGGCAAGGTGCCCAACTCTGCCGGCAAGGGCTACCTGACGCCGACGGCGCTGGCCAACATCAGCACCGTCTACCGCATCAACGACCGCGCCACCGTTTCGCTGATCGTCAATAATGTGTTCGACAAGATCAAGCGCGACACCAGCAATGGCTGGCCGTACTACCCGATCGGCAACTACAGCCCGCAAGGCCGCCAGGGATGGGTCGAGTTCAACTACCATTTTGGCTCGTAA
- a CDS encoding dual specificity protein phosphatase family protein — protein sequence MLHAVLLTLALGLAAAPAGAQPSPPRHPDWATPLLQVSNLHQVTPGLYRSAKLDSADVAQLQALGVKTVISLRSFHSDTQVLEGSGIRAIRIPINTWAIRDKHVIATMRSIRAAEQQGPVLLHCLHGADRTGMMAAMYRMLYQGWPREKAIDELKNGGYGYHAVWKNIERYLSRVNLDELRARIDSPQP from the coding sequence ATGTTGCATGCAGTACTACTGACCCTCGCCCTGGGGCTGGCCGCCGCGCCGGCCGGGGCACAACCATCGCCGCCACGCCATCCGGACTGGGCGACGCCGCTGCTGCAGGTGTCCAACCTGCACCAGGTCACGCCGGGCCTGTACCGCAGTGCAAAGCTGGACAGCGCCGACGTGGCCCAGCTGCAGGCGCTGGGCGTGAAGACGGTGATCAGCCTGCGCTCTTTCCACTCCGATACGCAAGTTCTGGAAGGCAGCGGTATCCGCGCCATCCGCATTCCCATCAATACCTGGGCCATCCGCGACAAGCATGTGATCGCGACCATGCGCAGCATCCGCGCCGCCGAACAGCAGGGCCCCGTGCTGCTGCATTGCCTGCACGGCGCCGACCGCACGGGCATGATGGCCGCCATGTACCGCATGCTGTACCAGGGCTGGCCGCGCGAGAAGGCGATCGATGAGCTGAAAAATGGCGGTTACGGCTACCACGCCGTGTGGAAAAACATCGAACGCTATCTGTCGCGCGTGAATCTCGACGAACTGCGCGCGCGCATCGACTCTCCGCAGCCTTGA
- a CDS encoding S41 family peptidase — translation MHALRFSSLSVPLARPVVLSIALLLSACGGGGGGSDSAAVVPPVTPTDPAALVASSTVANRCEAPRSGSSIDKPGTLLDELTWVRSWIDETYLWYREVPTTYQPQSFTTPIAYFDVLKTTAMTASGKPKDQFHFTYSTAEWEKAQNGIELGYGMLLALTRNTPPRKAVISIVEPGSPAALAGLQRGDLLQTIDGVDFINAADAASVKIINTGLFPEAQGTHALSFSRDGTVRNATLQAVEVSTSAVQNERIIDTPTGKVGYLTFNTHNNVAERQLVETMRRFQAAGISDLVLDVRYNGGGYLDVASELAYMIAGPQVTTGKTFEQVLFNDKTRPKAPVPFHAQSQGFPGPNPLPKGTPLPSLGLTRVTLLTTGNTCSASEAIINGLRGVNVQVNLIGGTTCGKPYGFYPAPNCGTTYFAVQFQGVNAKGFGDFADGMAPTCDVTDDYQHQLGDAAEGMLAAALRYRGSGSCTPATGATKLLSSMQSPADTAMRLLRPAYKEIAVIRH, via the coding sequence ATGCATGCCCTGCGTTTTTCCTCCTTGTCTGTGCCCCTCGCTCGTCCTGTTGTCCTTTCCATTGCGCTGTTGTTGAGTGCCTGCGGTGGTGGCGGTGGCGGCAGCGACAGCGCGGCCGTCGTCCCGCCCGTCACGCCGACGGATCCTGCGGCGCTGGTCGCTTCCTCGACGGTGGCGAACCGCTGCGAGGCACCGCGCAGCGGCAGCAGCATCGACAAGCCGGGCACCTTGCTCGATGAACTGACGTGGGTGCGCAGCTGGATCGATGAAACGTATCTGTGGTACCGCGAAGTGCCGACCACGTACCAGCCGCAAAGCTTCACCACGCCCATCGCGTATTTCGACGTGCTGAAAACAACGGCCATGACGGCCTCCGGCAAGCCCAAGGACCAGTTCCATTTCACGTATTCAACGGCGGAGTGGGAGAAGGCGCAGAATGGCATCGAACTGGGCTACGGCATGCTGCTGGCGCTGACGCGTAACACGCCACCGCGCAAGGCGGTGATCTCGATCGTCGAACCAGGTTCGCCGGCGGCCCTGGCGGGCTTGCAGCGGGGCGACCTGCTGCAAACCATCGATGGCGTCGATTTCATCAATGCCGCGGACGCGGCCAGCGTGAAGATCATCAACACGGGCCTGTTCCCCGAGGCGCAAGGCACGCATGCGCTCAGTTTCAGCCGTGACGGAACGGTGCGAAACGCCACCCTGCAGGCGGTCGAGGTCAGCACCAGCGCCGTGCAGAACGAGCGCATCATCGACACGCCCACGGGCAAGGTGGGTTATCTGACCTTCAACACCCACAATAATGTCGCCGAGCGCCAGCTGGTCGAGACCATGCGCCGCTTCCAGGCGGCCGGCATCAGCGACCTGGTGCTCGACGTGCGCTACAACGGCGGCGGCTATCTCGATGTCGCCAGCGAACTCGCTTACATGATTGCCGGCCCGCAAGTCACCACCGGCAAGACCTTCGAGCAAGTGCTTTTCAATGACAAGACGCGGCCGAAAGCGCCCGTGCCCTTCCATGCGCAAAGCCAGGGTTTTCCCGGCCCGAATCCCCTTCCCAAGGGCACGCCCTTGCCCTCGCTGGGGCTGACGCGGGTGACCTTGCTGACAACGGGTAATACCTGCTCGGCCAGCGAAGCCATCATCAACGGCTTGCGCGGCGTGAATGTGCAAGTCAACCTGATCGGCGGCACGACGTGCGGCAAGCCCTACGGTTTTTACCCTGCACCGAATTGCGGCACCACCTATTTCGCCGTGCAGTTTCAGGGCGTCAACGCCAAGGGCTTTGGCGACTTTGCCGATGGCATGGCGCCGACCTGCGACGTGACGGATGATTATCAGCACCAACTGGGCGACGCGGCGGAAGGCATGCTGGCGGCGGCGCTGCGCTACCGCGGCAGCGGCAGCTGCACGCCGGCCACAGGCGCGACCAAGCTGTTGAGTTCGATGCAGAGTCCGGCCGATACGGCGATGCGGCTGCTGCGCCCGGCCTATAAGGAAATTGCCGTCATTCGCCATTAA
- a CDS encoding glycosyltransferase, producing the protein MEAYATQDDGEGSAAIASHLDVMDFVTPAFRKLYTDFYIKLVNKAPALWGYLYHASHDAPRDSSMQRLRRGIERLNTRALMAQIAAFQPDAIICTHFLPAELLSRALRQGQLACPVWVQVTDFDLHRMWVHEQMHGYFAATDEVAFRMRHEGIAAERIHVTGIPIMPAFAQAPDRVCCAQAFGLDPRRTTILLMGGGAGLGRLETVAARLLALPGDFQLIVLAGKNAAALAALQALAGQYPGRLLAQGFTGEVERLMACADLVITKPGGLTTSECLALGLPMIVNAPIPGQEERNADYLLEQGVALKAFDAVTLEYRVRLLLDHPEQLQAMRAKALALGRPRAACDVLALVLGDSRAGAAL; encoded by the coding sequence ATCGAGGCGTATGCCACGCAGGATGACGGCGAGGGTAGTGCGGCCATCGCCAGCCACCTCGATGTGATGGATTTCGTCACGCCCGCGTTTCGCAAGCTGTACACGGATTTTTACATCAAGCTGGTCAACAAGGCGCCCGCGCTGTGGGGCTATCTGTACCATGCCAGTCACGATGCGCCACGCGATAGCTCGATGCAGCGCCTGCGCCGTGGCATCGAGCGCCTCAACACGCGCGCCCTGATGGCGCAGATCGCCGCCTTCCAGCCCGACGCCATCATCTGCACGCATTTCCTGCCGGCCGAACTGCTGTCGCGCGCGCTGCGCCAGGGGCAGCTGGCTTGCCCCGTGTGGGTGCAGGTCACGGATTTCGACCTGCATCGCATGTGGGTGCACGAACAGATGCACGGTTATTTCGCCGCCACCGACGAAGTGGCGTTCCGCATGCGCCACGAAGGCATCGCCGCCGAACGCATCCACGTGACGGGCATCCCCATCATGCCCGCCTTTGCGCAGGCGCCCGACCGCGTGTGCTGCGCGCAGGCGTTTGGCCTCGATCCGCGGCGAACGACGATCCTGCTGATGGGCGGCGGGGCGGGACTGGGCCGCCTCGAAACGGTTGCCGCGCGCCTGCTGGCGCTGCCGGGCGACTTCCAGCTGATCGTGCTGGCGGGGAAAAATGCCGCCGCGCTGGCGGCGCTGCAAGCACTGGCCGGCCAGTATCCGGGCCGCCTGCTGGCGCAAGGTTTTACCGGCGAAGTCGAGCGCCTGATGGCGTGCGCCGACCTGGTGATCACCAAGCCGGGCGGCCTGACCACTTCCGAATGCCTGGCGCTGGGCTTGCCCATGATCGTCAATGCGCCGATTCCCGGCCAGGAAGAGCGCAACGCCGATTACCTGCTGGAGCAGGGCGTGGCATTGAAAGCGTTTGACGCCGTGACGCTGGAATACCGCGTGCGCCTGTTGCTCGACCATCCTGAGCAGTTGCAAGCCATGCGCGCGAAAGCCCTGGCCCTGGGCCGTCCGCGCGCCGCCTGCGACGTGCTGGCGCTGGTGCTGGGCGACAGCCGCGCTGGCGCCGCTCTTTGA
- a CDS encoding M14 family metallopeptidase: MLRHVLLSAAMLSLFAVNAHAARDMRLVSLKTAAEYSGFQQTGRYEEVEALCQRFEEHHPQQVRCFEFGRTPENRPMLALAVSNTGALTPDEAARRKLPVLLVQGGIHAGEIDGKDAGFLALREVLEGKAAPGVLDKQVLLFVPVFNVDGHERFGQWNRPNQRGPVEMGWRSTAQNFNLNRDYMKADSPEMQHMLALVNAWDPLAYVDLHVTDGAQFEPDISIQVEPVHAGDAALRAAGTALRDGVLADLAKQGSDPKPFYMSFAEEDNPQSGFVDSTPNPRFSHGYFLLRNRFGVLVETHSWKDYPTRVRITRNTIISLLSQMAQHGAAWRQTAMEADLRATQLPGSALPLSYRTTEKSRMIAFRGYAYTRTPSEVSGALMTRYDEKTPQIWHVPLRDEIVPDLQVAAPKAGYLVPRAQAAMVGAKLRQHGIAYREMSSIFARQKVEVFRATQVKFGAQSFEGRQTLAVQGEWQKEERLVDAGVLYVPVNQPKARLVMALLEPRAPDSLLAWGGFNTAFERKEYMEDYVAEDVARAQLAADPALAAQFRRKLADEPEFAKNPHARLEFFARRHASWDERLNLYPVMRVDVAPVSFMD, encoded by the coding sequence ATGCTACGCCATGTCCTGCTGTCCGCCGCCATGTTGTCCCTGTTTGCCGTCAACGCGCATGCCGCGCGCGATATGCGCCTGGTTTCCCTGAAGACGGCGGCCGAGTACTCGGGTTTCCAGCAGACGGGCCGCTACGAGGAAGTGGAAGCCTTGTGCCAGCGCTTCGAGGAGCACCATCCGCAACAGGTGCGCTGCTTTGAATTTGGCCGCACGCCGGAAAACCGCCCCATGCTGGCGCTGGCCGTTTCCAACACGGGCGCGCTGACGCCGGACGAAGCGGCGCGCCGCAAGCTGCCGGTACTGCTGGTGCAGGGCGGTATCCATGCGGGCGAAATCGACGGCAAGGATGCGGGCTTCCTGGCCCTGCGCGAAGTATTGGAGGGCAAGGCGGCTCCCGGCGTGCTGGACAAGCAGGTGCTGCTGTTCGTGCCCGTCTTCAATGTCGATGGCCATGAGCGCTTCGGCCAGTGGAACCGTCCGAATCAGCGCGGCCCCGTGGAAATGGGCTGGCGCAGCACGGCGCAGAATTTCAATCTGAACCGCGACTACATGAAGGCCGACTCTCCCGAGATGCAGCACATGCTGGCGCTGGTCAATGCCTGGGATCCGCTGGCTTACGTGGACTTGCACGTGACGGACGGCGCCCAGTTCGAACCCGATATCTCGATTCAGGTCGAACCCGTGCACGCGGGCGACGCGGCATTGCGCGCGGCGGGAACGGCGCTGCGCGACGGCGTGCTGGCCGACCTGGCAAAGCAGGGTTCCGATCCGAAGCCGTTCTACATGTCGTTTGCCGAAGAAGACAATCCGCAGTCGGGTTTTGTCGATTCGACGCCGAACCCGCGCTTTTCACACGGCTATTTCCTGTTGCGTAACCGTTTCGGCGTGCTGGTGGAAACCCACTCGTGGAAGGACTACCCGACCCGCGTGCGCATCACGCGCAACACCATCATTTCGCTGCTGTCGCAGATGGCGCAGCATGGGGCCGCATGGCGGCAAACCGCCATGGAAGCGGACCTGCGCGCGACGCAGCTGCCCGGCAGCGCGCTGCCCCTCAGCTACAGGACCACGGAGAAAAGCCGCATGATCGCGTTTCGCGGCTATGCCTATACGCGCACGCCGTCCGAGGTGTCGGGCGCGCTGATGACGCGCTATGACGAAAAGACGCCGCAAATCTGGCACGTGCCACTGCGCGACGAGATCGTGCCCGACCTGCAGGTGGCCGCGCCGAAGGCTGGCTACCTGGTGCCCCGCGCGCAGGCGGCCATGGTGGGCGCGAAGTTGCGCCAGCACGGCATCGCCTACCGGGAAATGAGCAGCATCTTCGCCAGGCAGAAGGTGGAAGTCTTTCGCGCCACGCAGGTGAAGTTCGGCGCGCAGTCGTTCGAAGGACGCCAGACGCTGGCGGTGCAAGGCGAATGGCAGAAGGAAGAGCGCCTGGTCGATGCGGGCGTGCTGTACGTGCCCGTCAACCAGCCGAAGGCGCGCCTGGTGATGGCGCTGCTCGAACCGCGCGCGCCCGACTCGCTGCTGGCCTGGGGCGGCTTCAACACGGCGTTCGAGCGCAAGGAATACATGGAGGACTATGTGGCCGAGGATGTGGCGCGCGCGCAGCTGGCGGCCGACCCGGCACTGGCGGCGCAGTTCCGGCGGAAGCTGGCCGACGAGCCCGAGTTTGCCAAGAATCCGCATGCGCGCCTGGAGTTTTTCGCCCGCCGTCACGCTTCGTGGGATGAGCGCTTGAACCTGTATCCGGTCATGCGCGTCGACGTGGCGCCTGTCAGTTTCATGGATTGA
- the kefC gene encoding glutathione-regulated potassium-efflux system protein KefC, translating into MEHHSFLINILFYLVAAIIMVPLAKRLGMGAVLGYLVAGVVIGPWGLGLIKNVEVILSFSEFGVVLLLFLIGLELEPKRLWLLRRPIFGWGGAQVGVVSAGLCAVAMAFGVDWRTALVGALGLSLSSTAIVLATLGERKLMSTPAGSAGFSILLFQDIAAIPMIALVPLLGGLVTHSGEPGWLRVAKLAAVLAALVIGGRFLVNPILRFIAKTDLREIFTAFALLLVIAICVLMESVGLSMALGTFMAGVLLADSEYRHELISDLEPFKGLLLGLFFIAVGMSVDFGVLRAQPLLILALVAGLLVVKIGLLYVLSKFFDIPRGQQLFFALLLSQGGEFAFVVFAAAEAAHVFAPQTAALLVVVVILSMVATPLLLLAHDKFVAPRLQGEKKRRPDDHIEAQDNPIVIAGFGRFGQIIGRLLAANKIGVTVLDHDPDQIELLRKFGFKVFYGDATRVDLLVAAGIEKAKALVIAIDNVDDSLALVDAVRLRLPELTILARARNVTHYYELMKRGVSIIERETFAAALLLGEQTLQQVGFSAERAQRAAGIFRAHNLKTLLEVAPHFQDQQKVMSLTRQAREELEDMFESDAAAFAAAEAENGRSD; encoded by the coding sequence ATGGAACACCACAGCTTTCTCATCAACATACTGTTTTACCTGGTGGCGGCCATCATCATGGTGCCGCTGGCCAAGCGCCTGGGCATGGGCGCCGTGCTGGGCTACCTGGTGGCCGGCGTCGTCATCGGACCGTGGGGCCTGGGCCTGATCAAGAATGTCGAGGTGATCCTCAGCTTTTCCGAATTTGGCGTGGTGCTGCTGCTGTTTTTGATCGGCCTGGAGCTCGAACCCAAACGATTGTGGCTGCTGCGCCGCCCGATTTTCGGCTGGGGCGGGGCGCAGGTGGGCGTCGTCAGCGCAGGGCTGTGCGCCGTGGCCATGGCGTTCGGCGTGGACTGGCGCACGGCGCTGGTCGGCGCGCTGGGGCTGTCGTTGTCGTCGACGGCCATCGTGCTGGCCACCCTGGGCGAACGAAAACTGATGAGCACGCCGGCCGGTTCCGCCGGCTTTTCCATCTTGCTGTTCCAGGATATCGCCGCCATTCCCATGATCGCGCTGGTGCCGCTCTTGGGCGGCCTGGTCACGCACAGCGGCGAACCGGGCTGGCTGCGCGTGGCCAAGCTGGCCGCCGTGCTGGCGGCGCTGGTGATCGGCGGGCGCTTCCTGGTCAACCCCATCCTGCGCTTCATCGCCAAAACGGACTTGCGCGAAATCTTCACGGCCTTTGCCCTGCTGCTGGTGATCGCCATCTGCGTGCTGATGGAATCGGTGGGCCTGTCGATGGCGCTGGGCACCTTCATGGCGGGCGTGCTGCTGGCCGATTCCGAATACCGGCATGAGCTCATTTCCGACCTGGAGCCGTTCAAGGGGCTGTTATTGGGCCTGTTTTTCATCGCCGTGGGCATGTCCGTCGATTTCGGCGTGCTGCGCGCCCAGCCCCTGCTGATCCTGGCCCTGGTGGCGGGGCTGCTGGTGGTCAAGATCGGCTTGCTGTATGTGTTGTCGAAGTTTTTCGATATTCCCCGCGGCCAGCAGCTGTTCTTTGCGCTGCTGCTGTCGCAGGGCGGCGAATTCGCCTTCGTCGTGTTTGCCGCCGCCGAAGCGGCGCACGTGTTTGCGCCGCAGACGGCCGCGCTGCTGGTCGTGGTCGTGATCCTGTCGATGGTGGCCACGCCCTTGCTGCTGCTGGCGCACGACAAGTTCGTCGCGCCGCGCCTGCAAGGCGAGAAGAAGCGCCGTCCCGACGACCATATCGAGGCGCAGGACAACCCCATCGTCATCGCCGGCTTTGGCCGTTTCGGCCAGATCATCGGCCGCCTGCTGGCGGCGAACAAGATCGGCGTGACGGTGCTCGACCACGATCCGGACCAGATCGAGCTGTTGCGCAAGTTCGGCTTTAAAGTGTTCTATGGCGACGCCACGCGCGTGGACCTGCTGGTGGCGGCCGGTATCGAGAAGGCGAAGGCGCTGGTGATCGCCATCGACAATGTGGATGACAGCCTGGCGCTGGTCGACGCCGTGCGCCTGCGCCTGCCCGAACTGACGATCCTGGCGCGCGCGCGCAACGTCACGCATTACTATGAATTGATGAAGCGGGGCGTGAGCATCATCGAGCGCGAGACCTTTGCCGCGGCGTTGCTGCTGGGTGAGCAGACCTTGCAGCAGGTGGGCTTCAGCGCGGAGCGGGCGCAGCGCGCGGCCGGCATCTTCCGTGCGCATAACCTCAAGACCCTGCTGGAAGTGGCGCCGCACTTCCAGGACCAGCAAAAAGTCATGTCCCTCACGCGCCAGGCGCGCGAGGAGCTGGAAGACATGTTCGAGAGCGATGCGGCGGCGTTTGCGGCGGCGGAAGCGGAAAACGGTAGGTCGGATTAG